The following is a genomic window from Campylobacter concisus.
ATAACAAAATATCAGTTACGCCATTAAATGTTATATCTTGTTCATATAAATTTGTTGGAGCGCTGCAAGACTCGACCAACTCTACTTTTACATCTACTGGGGCATCTGGTACTTTTTTATTGCCATCTGTATCATAGTTTGTGATATAGACATTAAATGGCGTAGAAACGATTTTAGTTAGAAGTCTATTTTTAAATTTAGTTTTAAAAGCCGCTGAGCCATCGTCTTGTCTATTGCTTGCGACGAAATTATTTGGACTGGTACTAACGCCTAAAGTAATGTTGTAATTTTGATTGCTACATCTTCTTATATATGTATCATAGGGCTGTAAATTTATATCAGCATTTGCGACCGTGGCTTTGTAGCTATTTGGCTCAAATTTAGACTTAAGGGTCGTTTCATATATGGCATAAGCGTAGTTGCCTTGATGAATTAGCATTTCTCCACCCTTATTTGTAGCTGCACCTTGTCCCAAATAAAAAGTTAAGTCATTTCCGCTTAATTGCTGCAAGCCTGTGTTGTCGTTATAGTGTACCTGTCCTGACATAGTAAGCAGATCACTAGGCCCTTGTGATGCTTTATCTGCGTAAATGTAAGTTGAGTTTGGATTATAAATTTGGCTTGGATCTATTGTAGCTTTTAGTGCAAAGTCTTGGGCAGCTTCATTTGTATTATTTGTAACTTCAACGAAAGTTTTTAAAATAGTATTTGCTGGCACTACCGTCGGAGTATTTTCTTGCACCTTTGTAAAAGTACTATCGCTAGGTTTTTTTGCATAAATATATTCCATATAGCAAACATCTGGTTTATATATACGGGTAGAAAAGCCTACCATGGCCAAATTTATACGGTCAGCGCTTACAACATTAGCACTGCCTGAATTTTTAATCGTTGTAACTGTAAATTTTATATCTGCTTCTTTTTGAGAATGTGACATTTTGTCTGATATATCAAATATATCTAAGTCTGCTTGAGAGTGAAATTTTTTGCCTGGATTTATAGGTTGTCCAAATTTTGTCATGGTTGAGTTAAATTGATCACCTTTTGCATTGTATTTGCTGGTTATACTCAGATAGCTACCTTCGTTTTCTATTTCAATATTCTCACCTTTTGTTTCTGGCTTTCCGCCAAAAGAAAACATTGTAAGCGTAGCATTTATATCGCCTGCTTTTGGTGTATAGATATTTTCAAATTTTACATCTACGGTTGAGCTCTTTACAGTACCAAATGGATCGCTTGACTTCATCCAGTCTGCTGCAAGCCTTTCTAGTCCATCAAATATACTAACAAGCTTTGGCTCTATATTGTTTGCTGCAGCGGTTTTATCATCAAAGTCATAAATGATGACTAAACTCCAAGCCGCAAATTGTGGTGCGATGGATTGTATCCAGTAACCATTTTGCCCTTGAACTGGTGAGAATAGTAGCGTGCCGTATGTTTTTTTTAGTTTTCTATTAGTAGAGTTGTTTACCTTATATATGCCATCATTTGGGTCTATAAATTCATCACTAAAGGGAATCGTAGTTGATCTGATATTGCCAGCATAAAATGTCCTATCTGACTCACTAGTACCAAGAGAGTCTCTAACTATATCTGTTACATCAGCGCTTGCTACATATTGGTAGTTTATTCCAGCCTTTACATAGTAGCTATTAGACTCGTTTTGATTATATGATTCAAGAGTCATTGATTTTGGTTTATATTCACTAAATGAGCCAAACCAAAAGACATCTTTTGGATCAGCATCTATTGTGATTACATTTTTTCCAGGAGCTTTAAAATCAATCCTGCTATATCCTTTTATGTAATTTAGAGCATTTGTATATAAATTTGTTTTAATGGCCCAGTTTTGATAAAGAGAGCCACCCCAGTAAAGTCTGGCATAGACCACATTTTTACCTTTTAAATTATTTTGTATAAAGGTATTTTTCTCACTAAAATCAAATGTGGAAGAGGATGAATTTTTACAATAAGGATGCTTGCTAGGATTATAAATATATGTTGTTTGACAAAGTGTGTAATTGCTAGGCGAAAAATTACCAGTATCTAAAAATATTCTATCGGCTGTAGATGATGTTCTTGTTACGTTAGATGGATCTGGAACAAAATTATATCCAGCGTATTGTGGAATCATAATAGTAGCACCAATGGTAGCTATATCTCCATTTACTCTGGTATTTAGATTTCCATTTATTGATCTTTGTCTTAAGCCTTTAGAGTGATCATCCCACATACCTATTAATGATCGTTGATTCCATGGAGAAAATTGCTCAACGTAAATATGATAGTGATCTTGTGCTAAGCCTGAAGAAAAGCTATTGGTATCTATCGTCCAGGTTCTATCAGATTTTCTTATGCAATGTGGGATATTTTTAGAAGAGTTGTCTTGGTACTCTTCAGCGTCTATAAAGCAAGAATAGTTTGCTCCACTACAACCAATAGATGCTGCTTCTGCTGTTGTACAAGCTCTGGGTGCACAAAAACCAAATGTGACAATAAAACAGAGTAAGTATGCTATCTTCACAACAAATCCTCTAAATAACAATAAAAAATCTCTCCTTAGATTTTTAAAAGCTTTTAGCTACTATTTTTGTATAAAATTTTCTATCATTTCAGCTTGCCCATACTGAGGATATTTGGCAATGTCTAAAACTACTTGAGATAAGGTCATATTGTCCATATTGCAAACAATAGGAGCTATAAAATTTACAGTTGATTTTTCAAGCGGGAGTGCAACAACGATAATGTTATAAATTCTGAGTTGAGAGCTTTCTTTAATCTCCATAAGATCTTCATAATAGTTTGGAATATCGAATTCGTAGCTTCTTAATGCAAAAGGATTTATCATTGTAAAAGATGTCTCATCATCTTTGCTTGCTAGCTTAACAAAAAATTTATCAAGTTCAATTAACTCCATCGTCTTAATATGCTCAAAGCCTAAAATAGGGCTTTTAACACTAAAAATCATACTAACTCCTATTTTGTAAAGTTGCCGTATTTTATCATAGTTTTAAAAAATTTATACAAAAATAATAGCAAAAAATGTAGAATACGAGGATTTAAACTTTTTAAGGAAAAGCATGAAAAGATTTTCTAAATTTCTAGCAGTTGTAGCTCTTTTGGGGCTTTTTAGTGGTTGTGCTGAAAAATATACCGAGCTTTACAATCTAACTCCTGATGAGTGGTATGCTCAGGTTATCGCTGATATAAAAGATGGTGATCTTGAAGCGGCCGATAAACACTATGTTTCAATGGCAAGCGAACACGTAGCAAGCCCGCTTTTGGAGCAAATTTTACTCATCCTTGCCCAAGCTCACGCAAATGATGAAGAGTATCTGATGGCAAATCACTATCTTGACGAGTATATCAAAAGATATGGCGACAACGGCCCAAAAACAGAGTTTGCTCAGTATCTAAAGATAAAAGCAAATTTTGACTCATTTACTCAGCCAAACCGCAACCAAAAGCTTATGGAAGATAGCGTAACAGAGATCGAGAAATTTCTTTATATGTATCCAAATACTGAATATAAGCCACTTATTGAGACTATGCTTATTAAATTCAAACTCGCGCTTTACTTCCTAGATATGCAAATAGCAGATCTTTACAATAGGACTGGTCGTGACGTTTCGGCTAAAATTTACGAGCAAAAGCTAGAAGATTCGCCGTTTAGAAATTCTGACCTTATCAAGCCTGATGTAGCATGGTATAGAAAACTGTTTGAATAGGAGAAATTTTGCAAATAAACGAAAATAAAGGCTTCCCAACCGAAATTCCCATTATTGTTGAGGACGAGCTATTTTTATATCCATTTATGATAACTCCGCTTTTTTTAAGTGATGATGAAAATTTAAAGGCACTCGAACTTGCCATACAAGAAGAGACTCCGATCCTTGTGGTGCCTACAAAGCCTCAGCAAGACGGCGCTAGAGATTTTGATGGCATCTATGATGCTGGCGTTATCGGCACGATAATGCGCCGTGTGCCGCTACCTGATGGACGTGTAAAAGTTCTATTTCAAGGCATAGACAAAGGTAAAATTTTAAAACAATCAGGCATAAATCCACTCCGTGGTATCGTTGATATGCTCCATGTCAAGCGCCCATCACAGGTCAAAACTGACGCACTAATCGTAGTTTTAAGAGAAAAGGTAAGAGAGCTTTCACAGTTTAGCCATTTTTTTCCACCTGATCTTTTAAAGACGATCGAAGAGAGCGCTGAAGCGATCAGGGTTTGTGACCTAGTTTCAAGTGCACTTCGCTTAAAAAAACAGATCGCTTATAGTTTTTTTGTCGAGGAAAATTTAGAGCAACGCCTACTAAAGCTCATCGACTATGTTATCGAAGAGATCGAAGCAAACAAGCTTCAAAAAGAGATAAAAAATAAGGTCCATTCAAAGATCGACAAGACAAATAAAGAGTACTTTTTAAAGGAGCAGCTAAAGCAAATTCAAGCAGAGTTAGGAGCGGATACTAGCCGTGAAGAGGAGCTTGAAGAGTACCGCAAAAAGCTTGACGCGAAGAAGAAATTTATGGCTGAGGACGCCTACAAAGAGATCAAAAAACAAATAGATAAGCTTAGTCGTATGCACCCAGACTCAGCTGACGCAAATACCTTACAAAGCTACCTTGATTGGGTGTTAGAAATTCCATTTGAAAATATAGCTAAGAAAAAGTCCTCCATCACCGAAGTGAGCAAGCATCTAAATGCCGATCATTACAGTCTTGAAAAGCCAAAAGAGCGCATCGAGGAGTATTTTGCCTTGCGTGAACTTTTGGAGCTTAGAGGCGTTGGTGAAAAAGTAAATAATGGCGCTATTTTATGCTTTGCAGGCCCTCCAGGCGTAGGCAAAACAAGCCTTGCAAACTCGATCGCAAAGGCGTTAAAGCGTGAACTAGTTAGGATCGCTCTTGGTGGACTTGAGGATGTAAACGAGCTAAGAGGCCACCGTCGCACCTACATAGGCGCTATGCCAGGGCGCATCGTGCAAGGGCTCATAGAAGCTAAGCAGATGAATCCAGTGGTTGTTTTAGACGAGATCGACAAGGTTGGTAGAAGCTACAGAGGCGATCCAACCGCGGTTTTACTTGAAATTTTAGATCCTGAGCAAAATAATAAATTTAGAGATTACTACTTAAATTTCAACATCGATCTTAGCAAGATCATCTTTATCGCTACAGCAAATGATGTAAGCATGATCCCAGCCGCACTTCGAGATAGGATGGAGTTTATCGAGCTTAGCTCATACACTCCACAAGAGAAATTTGAGATCGCTAAGAAATATCTCTTGCCTCAGGAGCTTAAAAAACACGGACTAAAACCAAGTGATGTGAGTATCAGCAAAGAGGCACTTGAGCTAATTATCAGCGACTATACAAGAGAGAGCGGTGTGAGAAATTTACGTCGCAGGATCGCTGATATATTAAGAAAAGTCGCCAAAAATATCCTCACTAAAAAAAATGAGGGCAAGATCAGCGTCACGGCTAAAAATTTGAAAGAATTTTTAGAGAAAAAGGTCTATGAGATCGAGCCAGCGGATAAAAAAGATCAGATTGGTCTAGTAAATGGCCTCGCGTGGACTAGTGTCGGTGGTGACGTGCTAAGGATCGAGGCTATCAGGATCCAGGGTAAAGGCAGCATGCAAATCACCGGTCAGCTAGGCGATGTGATGAAAGAGAGCGCTCAGATCGCATTTAGCGTTGTTAAAGTGCTAATAGACAACAAAAAAATAAAAGTACCGATGGCTATCGTGCCAAAACTAGATGATGATAAGCGTAAGCTTGAAGCTAGCGATGTTTATAGGCGCTACGATCTTCACTTGCACGTACCAGAGGGCGCTGTACCAAAAGACGGACCAAGTGCTGGCATCACGATGGCAACCGCGATCGCATCTATACTAACCGACACAAAGGTAAGACACGACATAGCAATGACTGGTGAGATTACGCTAACTGGTAGGGTGTTGCCGATCGGTGGTCTAAAAGAGAAGCTCATTGCCGCACACAAAGCTGGCATCAAAACAGCTCTGATACCTCGCAAAAACTACGACCGCGACCTTATCGATATACCAGCCGAGGTAAAAGGCGACATGAAGATCATTGCCGTAGATACGATAGAAGATGTCTTAAAAAACGCTCTTGTAAATAAAAAATAATCCAAATCCTAGCTCCATTTAGCTTCACTTGGGGCTAGGAAATTTTCATAAATATACTACGAAGTAAAAATTTTAGGCTATCTTGTTTACTCTTGAATAAAAAATAAATTTTAAAACTTTGTAAGATACTTTCATAAAATTTAGGTCTTACAAAGCTCGCTTCTAAATTTAGAGCCGTGATATGCTCTTAAAATTTGCTGTAAAATTTTTAGCTATTTATGCTTTGCTTCATGCTCTAAAAGCCAGATTTTAGTTGGCAAGCCATCTCCACCTGAGTAGCCGCCAAGCCCACTGCTAGCTAGCACTCTATGACAAGGAACGATGATAGGCACTGGATTTTTAGCATTGGCTGATCCTACTGCTCGGTAGGCATTTTTGTGGCCTACGGCAAGTGCAAGGGCTGCGTATGTGGTCGTTTCCCCGTATGGTACTTTTTGTAAAGCCTCGTAAATTTTTGCTCTAAAATTAGTTGTTTTTATATCAAGCCTTACGCTAAATTTTTTAAGCTTGCCATTAAAATAAGCCTCTAGCTCATTTAAGCAAAGCTTTAAATTTTTATCTTTTACTGAAATTTTTTCAAATTTATCTACAAAATTTATCTCACAAATTCCATTTTCGCTAGCGATGATCTCCAAAATTCCGATAGGCGATTTTAGGTAAGCTTTTGACACATTTGCTCCTTGAAATTTGAAAATTTGGACAAATTTTACTTTAGTTTGTTTTGCTTTTTGATAAAATGCAAGCAAAACTAGCGATTTTAGACTAAAAATAACGAGCAAAAACCACAAAGGAATTTCATGAGCTTTTTTACCGACTACGAAAAACATGTGAGCGAGCGAGAAAAAGAGGGCGTGCCACCGCTTGCGCTAAATGCCAAGCAAACAAGCGAAATTTGCGAGCTAATAAAACTTGCCAGCAAGCCTAGTGGCGATGAAAAGGCACAAAGCGAGCTAAAATTTCTTATAAATTTGCTTGAAACTCGTATCAATCCCGGCGTTGATGATGCAGCGAAGATAAAGGCAGAATTTCTTAGTGAAGTGATTGATGGGCTTGCTGTTAACGGCCTTGACGCTATGCGTGCTATTAAAATTTTAGGTAAGATGCTTGGCGGATATAACGTGGAAGTTTTGGTGCGAGCTCTAAAAAATAGCGATGAAAATATCGCTCGCGCTGCGGCAAATGAGCTAAAAAATATCATCCTGGTGCATGAATATTTTGACGAGATTGCAAAGCTAGCAAGTAGCAATAAATTTGCAAAAGATGTACTTGCTTCTTGGGCAAATGCGGAGTGGTTTACGCATAAAAAGCCAATCGAAACCTGTATAAACGCAGTCGTTTTTAAAGTACCTGGTGAGACAAATACTGACGACCTAAGTCCAGCGAGCGAGGCCTATACAAGGGCTGACATACCACTTCACGCAAAAGCAATGCTTGTTAAAAAGATGCCTGATGGTCTAGAAATTTTAAAAGAACTTAAAGCTCGTGGTAAAAAAGTGGCGTATGTTGGCGACGTGGTTGGCACCGGCAGCAGCAGAAAGAGCGGTATAAACTCGATCCAGTGGCATTTGGGCGATGAGATAGAGGGTGTGCCAAACAAAAAAACGGGCGGCATCGTGATCGGCACAACCATAGCTCCGATATTTTTTAACACCGCGGAAGATAGCGGTGCGTTGCCGATAGTTGCAAATGTAAATGAGCTTGAGATGGGCGATGAGATAGAAATTTGGCCATTTAAAGGAGAAATTTATAAGCTTGTTGGCGGTGAGAAAAAGCTCGTGGCAAATTTCAAGCTAAGCCCAAACACACTAAGCGATGAGATAAGAGCAGGTGGAAGGATACCGCTTATGATAGGACGCCAAGTGACCAAAAAGGCCAGAGAGGCTCTAGGGCTTGGCGAGGAGCAAATTTTTGTAAAGCCAGATCAGCCAAAAGAGCAGAGCGGTGGCTATACACTGGCTCAAAAGATGGTCGGCAAGGCTTGCGGCGTAGCTGGCGTTAGAGCTGGGGCATACGTGGAGCCAGAAATTTTAACTGTTGGCTCGCAAGATACGACAGGTCCGATGACTAGAGATGAAGTAAAAGAGCTTGCAAGCCTTAGTTTTGGCGCGGATTTTGTTCTGCAAAGCTTTTGCCATACGGCTGCTTACCCAAAGCCAAGTGATCTTGTGATGCATGAGAGCTTGCCAAAATTTATAAATTTACGTGGCGGTGTGAGTCTAAAGCCAGGCGATGGCGTCATCCACTCGTGGCTAAACCGCATGGTACTGCCTGACAGCGTTGGCACTGGCGGCGATAGTCACACGAGATTTCCTATCGGTATTAGTTTTCCAGCTGGAAGTGGTCTAGTGGCGTTTGCAGCGGTACTTGGAATGATGCCACTAAATATGCCAGAGTCGGTTTTGATCAAATTTAAAGGCGAGCTAAAAGAGGGCGTGACGCTTAGGGATCTTGTCAATGCTATACCTTATTTTGCCATTAAAAAAGGGCTTTTAAGCGTTGAGAAGAAAAACAAAAAGAACATTTTTGCGGGTAAAATTTTAGAGATAGAAGGGCTTGAGAGTCTAAAAGTAGAGCAGGCGTTTGAGCTAAGTGACGCTTCGGCTGAACGCTCGGCTGCGGCTTGTGTGGTAAATTTGAGCGTTGATAGTGTCGTGGAGTACGTTCGCTCAAACGTTGCGCTAATAGACGCAATGGTAAAAGCTGGTTACGAGAGCCGTGAGACTCTGCTTAGACGAAAAGAAAAAATGCAAAAATGGCTTGAAAGTCCAACTCTTTTAAGAGCCGATAAAGATGCAAAATACACTGAAATTTTGGAGATCGATTTATCGCAGATAGATGAGCCTATTTTGGCGTGTCCAAATGACCCAGACGATGTGGCAACGCTAAGTGAAATTTTAGCTGATAACAAAAGAGTGCATAAAATTGATGAAGTTTTTGTGGGAAGCTGTATGACAAATATCGGCCATTATAGAGCACTTGCTAGAATTTTGGAGCATGAGAGCAAGCTTACAACTAGGCTTTGGATAGCACCGCCGACAAAGATGGATAAAAGCACACTTGAAGATGAAGGTGTTTATGAAATTTTTAAAAGATTAAACGCGAGGACAGAGGTGCCAGGCTGTTCACTTTGTATGGGTAATCAAGCAAGAGTAAACGATAATGCAGTGGTATTTTCTACTTCAACTAGAAATTTTGATAACAGAATGGGTATGGGCGCGAAGGTCTATCTAGGAAGTGCCGAGCTAGCCGCTGTTTGTGCGCTACTTGGGCGTTTGCCAAGTGTAGATGAATATAAAAAGATAGTAAAAGATAGCCTTAGCTTAAATAAAGATGAAATTTATAAATATCTAAATTTTAATGAAATAAGCGAGTTTAGCATATAAATTTGTTACAATATCGCGAAATTTTAAGGAGCTTTGATGAAAAAAGTAGTTTTTTTTCTCTTTTTTAGCGTTTGTTCTTTTATAAATTTACACGCTTTAGAGTGCAGTGATCTTGCTAAAAAAGAGAGCTTTAAAACTACTCCAAACGATCTTGCTTACACGAATGAGGGGCTATTTTACTGTGATGGTTCGCTTTTAAATTTAAAAGAGGTAAAAGAGCTTTTTGATGCGAGTGTGGCTGTGAGAAGTGAGTCTCAAAGCTGCGTTGGTGATAGAGTTTATAAAGAAAATTTAAACAAGCTTAGATGGCTTTTACTAAAAGCGTCATTCGCACCCGAGTTTTACGCAAAAGAGCTTGCAGAGCCAAAGGTTGCTGAGGGAGAAAAAGACGCCAGAATGGAGTATCTTAGGTACTGGGCAAATGAAAGCTTATTTAATTTTTTAAAATATAAAAAATTTATCGAAGCTTACAAAAATGCTCAAACTCCGCTTGTAAAATTTTATGAAAGCCTTGGACTTGATACGCCAAGTGCCGCTTACTACGCAACTAGCGTGGTAAATGAGTTTTTGACTTTTGGTGTTGGTAAAAATGTAAATAAAGCTAAAATTTTAACACCTGAGCAAAGTATGATGGCTCAAAGGATAAATTCCGATGAGCTAGCAAATTTACTTTACTCAAAAAATTTCAGTACCGCTGAGCTTACAAATTTGCTTAATATCGCACTTTTAAACGAAAAAAGTAGCGATATGATAAAAGAGATTATAAGGCGTGGGGCCGATGTGAATTTGGGCGATGAGACGCCGCTATTTTTTGCTTTAAAAAATATAGAAAACGTAAAAATTTTACTTGCAAATAAGGCCGATGTAAATCACAAAAATTTCTTTGGGAAAAGTGTACTTTTTTATGCTGTGCAGTTTAGCGATAAGCCACTTTGTGAGCTTTTGCTAAAAAATGGTGCCAATGCCAACGAGAGCTATATAGATGAAAATGCCAAGATGAATATGATAAATTTGGGTGTGACGCAAGTTGAAGATACATGCGGTCTAGAGCATACGAACAGAAGCGTTTTTATGCATGCAGCAGCTCACGCAACGCCAGAAATTTTAAAGCTTTTGATAGATAGTGGTGCTGATATAAACGCGACTGATGACGCTGGATTTAATGCGCTTGACTATGCCATGAAAGAACAAAAC
Proteins encoded in this region:
- the fliW gene encoding flagellar assembly protein FliW produces the protein MIFSVKSPILGFEHIKTMELIELDKFFVKLASKDDETSFTMINPFALRSYEFDIPNYYEDLMEIKESSQLRIYNIIVVALPLEKSTVNFIAPIVCNMDNMTLSQVVLDIAKYPQYGQAEMIENFIQK
- a CDS encoding outer membrane protein assembly factor BamD, with the translated sequence MKRFSKFLAVVALLGLFSGCAEKYTELYNLTPDEWYAQVIADIKDGDLEAADKHYVSMASEHVASPLLEQILLILAQAHANDEEYLMANHYLDEYIKRYGDNGPKTEFAQYLKIKANFDSFTQPNRNQKLMEDSVTEIEKFLYMYPNTEYKPLIETMLIKFKLALYFLDMQIADLYNRTGRDVSAKIYEQKLEDSPFRNSDLIKPDVAWYRKLFE
- the lon gene encoding endopeptidase La, which encodes MQINENKGFPTEIPIIVEDELFLYPFMITPLFLSDDENLKALELAIQEETPILVVPTKPQQDGARDFDGIYDAGVIGTIMRRVPLPDGRVKVLFQGIDKGKILKQSGINPLRGIVDMLHVKRPSQVKTDALIVVLREKVRELSQFSHFFPPDLLKTIEESAEAIRVCDLVSSALRLKKQIAYSFFVEENLEQRLLKLIDYVIEEIEANKLQKEIKNKVHSKIDKTNKEYFLKEQLKQIQAELGADTSREEELEEYRKKLDAKKKFMAEDAYKEIKKQIDKLSRMHPDSADANTLQSYLDWVLEIPFENIAKKKSSITEVSKHLNADHYSLEKPKERIEEYFALRELLELRGVGEKVNNGAILCFAGPPGVGKTSLANSIAKALKRELVRIALGGLEDVNELRGHRRTYIGAMPGRIVQGLIEAKQMNPVVVLDEIDKVGRSYRGDPTAVLLEILDPEQNNKFRDYYLNFNIDLSKIIFIATANDVSMIPAALRDRMEFIELSSYTPQEKFEIAKKYLLPQELKKHGLKPSDVSISKEALELIISDYTRESGVRNLRRRIADILRKVAKNILTKKNEGKISVTAKNLKEFLEKKVYEIEPADKKDQIGLVNGLAWTSVGGDVLRIEAIRIQGKGSMQITGQLGDVMKESAQIAFSVVKVLIDNKKIKVPMAIVPKLDDDKRKLEASDVYRRYDLHLHVPEGAVPKDGPSAGITMATAIASILTDTKVRHDIAMTGEITLTGRVLPIGGLKEKLIAAHKAGIKTALIPRKNYDRDLIDIPAEVKGDMKIIAVDTIEDVLKNALVNKK
- a CDS encoding methylated-DNA--[protein]-cysteine S-methyltransferase, giving the protein MSKAYLKSPIGILEIIASENGICEINFVDKFEKISVKDKNLKLCLNELEAYFNGKLKKFSVRLDIKTTNFRAKIYEALQKVPYGETTTYAALALAVGHKNAYRAVGSANAKNPVPIIVPCHRVLASSGLGGYSGGDGLPTKIWLLEHEAKHK
- a CDS encoding bifunctional aconitate hydratase 2/2-methylisocitrate dehydratase, with the translated sequence MSFFTDYEKHVSEREKEGVPPLALNAKQTSEICELIKLASKPSGDEKAQSELKFLINLLETRINPGVDDAAKIKAEFLSEVIDGLAVNGLDAMRAIKILGKMLGGYNVEVLVRALKNSDENIARAAANELKNIILVHEYFDEIAKLASSNKFAKDVLASWANAEWFTHKKPIETCINAVVFKVPGETNTDDLSPASEAYTRADIPLHAKAMLVKKMPDGLEILKELKARGKKVAYVGDVVGTGSSRKSGINSIQWHLGDEIEGVPNKKTGGIVIGTTIAPIFFNTAEDSGALPIVANVNELEMGDEIEIWPFKGEIYKLVGGEKKLVANFKLSPNTLSDEIRAGGRIPLMIGRQVTKKAREALGLGEEQIFVKPDQPKEQSGGYTLAQKMVGKACGVAGVRAGAYVEPEILTVGSQDTTGPMTRDEVKELASLSFGADFVLQSFCHTAAYPKPSDLVMHESLPKFINLRGGVSLKPGDGVIHSWLNRMVLPDSVGTGGDSHTRFPIGISFPAGSGLVAFAAVLGMMPLNMPESVLIKFKGELKEGVTLRDLVNAIPYFAIKKGLLSVEKKNKKNIFAGKILEIEGLESLKVEQAFELSDASAERSAAACVVNLSVDSVVEYVRSNVALIDAMVKAGYESRETLLRRKEKMQKWLESPTLLRADKDAKYTEILEIDLSQIDEPILACPNDPDDVATLSEILADNKRVHKIDEVFVGSCMTNIGHYRALARILEHESKLTTRLWIAPPTKMDKSTLEDEGVYEIFKRLNARTEVPGCSLCMGNQARVNDNAVVFSTSTRNFDNRMGMGAKVYLGSAELAAVCALLGRLPSVDEYKKIVKDSLSLNKDEIYKYLNFNEISEFSI
- a CDS encoding ankyrin repeat domain-containing protein gives rise to the protein MKKVVFFLFFSVCSFINLHALECSDLAKKESFKTTPNDLAYTNEGLFYCDGSLLNLKEVKELFDASVAVRSESQSCVGDRVYKENLNKLRWLLLKASFAPEFYAKELAEPKVAEGEKDARMEYLRYWANESLFNFLKYKKFIEAYKNAQTPLVKFYESLGLDTPSAAYYATSVVNEFLTFGVGKNVNKAKILTPEQSMMAQRINSDELANLLYSKNFSTAELTNLLNIALLNEKSSDMIKEIIRRGADVNLGDETPLFFALKNIENVKILLANKADVNHKNFFGKSVLFYAVQFSDKPLCELLLKNGANANESYIDENAKMNMINLGVTQVEDTCGLEHTNRSVFMHAAAHATPEILKLLIDSGADINATDDAGFNALDYAMKEQNEKTIKFLENLGLKPNFN